One Streptomyces fagopyri DNA window includes the following coding sequences:
- a CDS encoding PP2C family protein-serine/threonine phosphatase: MRWLPALYVAFLLLLEPVTPVQWPVSFLLIALPLVAAYAHGPAVVAAVTVFAVVFEGVLAGTPCCAGRSVGYLWERHYVASYISTALVGVLGTILAAHRIRRERTLATVRSVAETAQRVLLRPVPRRLGQICVETLYLSAAAEARIGGDLYEAVPTAYGVRLLIGDVRGKGLVAVETAAAMLGAFREAAHDEPDLAGVARRVEKSMNRRAAQLPGSEGAERFVTAVFAEIPDAEPVVRIVNCGHPPPLLIARDSVTELDSADPSLPLNLGVLAGDDYHVEVVPFHPGNQLLLYTDGVTEARDRAGDFYPLAERVRSWCRFPPRELLDSLHQDLLAHTGGNLDDDTAALAAYRIPGDAPDRDRDCGSHGQER; encoded by the coding sequence ATGCGCTGGCTGCCCGCCCTCTACGTCGCCTTTCTCCTGCTGCTCGAACCCGTCACCCCGGTGCAGTGGCCGGTCAGCTTCCTGCTCATCGCCCTCCCGCTGGTCGCCGCCTACGCCCACGGCCCCGCCGTCGTCGCCGCCGTCACGGTGTTCGCCGTGGTGTTCGAGGGTGTCCTGGCCGGAACCCCGTGCTGCGCGGGCCGCTCGGTGGGCTATCTGTGGGAGCGCCACTACGTGGCCTCGTACATCTCCACCGCCCTGGTCGGTGTCCTCGGCACGATCCTGGCCGCCCACCGGATCCGCCGGGAACGGACCCTCGCCACCGTGCGCTCCGTCGCCGAGACCGCGCAGCGCGTGCTGCTGCGCCCGGTGCCCCGCCGACTCGGCCAGATCTGCGTGGAGACCCTCTACCTGTCCGCCGCCGCGGAGGCACGCATCGGGGGCGATCTGTACGAGGCGGTGCCCACCGCGTACGGGGTCCGTCTGCTCATCGGCGACGTACGCGGCAAGGGCCTGGTCGCGGTGGAGACGGCGGCGGCGATGCTCGGCGCCTTCCGCGAGGCCGCCCACGACGAACCCGATCTGGCCGGGGTGGCACGCCGGGTCGAGAAGAGCATGAACCGCAGAGCCGCTCAGCTGCCGGGCAGCGAGGGCGCGGAACGCTTCGTCACCGCGGTGTTCGCCGAGATTCCCGACGCCGAACCCGTCGTCCGCATCGTGAACTGCGGCCACCCGCCGCCGCTGCTCATCGCCCGCGACAGCGTCACCGAGCTGGACTCGGCCGACCCCTCGCTCCCCCTCAACCTCGGCGTTCTGGCCGGGGACGACTACCACGTGGAGGTCGTGCCCTTCCACCCCGGCAACCAGCTGCTGCTGTACACCGACGGGGTCACCGAGGCACGGGACCGCGCAGGGGACTTCTACCCCCTCGCGGAACGCGTCCGGTCCTGGTGCCGCTTCCCGCCCCGCGAACTCCTCGACAGCCTCCACCAGGACCTGCTGGCGCACACCGGGGGGAACCTCGACGACGACACCGCCGCCCTGGCCGCGTACCGCATCCCCGGCGACGCCCCCGACCGGGACCGGGACTGCGGGAGCCACGGGCAGGAACGCTAG
- a CDS encoding SpoIIE family protein phosphatase/ATP-binding protein — protein MANRFAGFGRFSLRPLVSKSPRSVAGQVLVLQVALVVLLVAFGVLGLALQSKRDTDAEARRRSLAVAETFAHSPGVVAALDSPQPSKILQPLTEAARKAAGVDFIVVLNTKGIRYTHPLPSLIGKRFVGNIAPSLAGKIYTESVNGPLGREVQATVPVKNDDDKVVGLVSAGMKVKNVSNQVARQLPIILGAGAGALLVATGGTALVGRRLRRQTHSLAPAEMTRMYDHHDTVLHSVREGVLIIGGDGRLLLANDEARRLLALPSDAEGQFVSELSSLDEETVELLVSGRLATDEVHFAGDRLLAVNQRPTDRGGGPKGTVVTLRDSTELQAVTGRAETARERLKLLYDAGVRIGTTLDVLRTADELARVAVPRFADFVTVDLADAVLRGEEPALTATGMRRTAVCGIRKDHPLYEKGRLIDFVPSTPQARGYGTGHSELVTDLSTATGWHAQDPARTRRIMDYGIHSLIAAPIQARGVVLGMANFWRCEQHEPFDDEELSLAEELVARAAVSIDNARRYTREHALAVTLQRSLLPRALPELSALEVGYRYLPAQSGVSGDWFDVIPLPGSRVALAVGDVVGHGLHAAATMGRLRTAVHNFSTLDLPPDELLSHVDDLVGLIDQDEAGTESAVGVVGATCLYAIYDPVTRRCVMASAGHLAPALVHPDGTVTFPDLPAGPPLGLGGMPFLTTELELAEGTQLVLYTDGLIEDRRRDLDVGMDLLGAALAGHPDRTPEESCGAVLEELLPGRPKDDVALLIARTRGLPRDRIADWDVPLDPAAVAGMRDALSQKLDEWGLSELGFGMELVLSELITNAIRYGSEPIHVRLIHDRTLICEVADGSSTSPHLRYAATMDEGGRGLFLVSQVTERWGTRYTPQGKVIWAEQALPANLGEPAQEPAGQEDPV, from the coding sequence ATGGCGAATCGTTTCGCCGGATTTGGACGGTTTTCGCTCAGGCCACTGGTCAGCAAGAGCCCGCGCAGCGTAGCCGGGCAGGTGTTGGTTCTCCAGGTGGCACTGGTCGTGCTGCTCGTGGCCTTCGGCGTCCTCGGACTCGCCCTGCAGTCGAAGCGCGACACCGACGCCGAGGCCAGACGGCGATCCCTGGCGGTCGCGGAGACCTTCGCGCACTCTCCCGGTGTCGTGGCGGCGCTCGACAGCCCCCAGCCGAGCAAGATCCTCCAGCCGCTCACCGAAGCCGCGCGCAAGGCGGCCGGTGTCGACTTCATCGTGGTCCTGAACACCAAGGGGATCCGCTACACCCACCCCTTGCCCAGCCTGATCGGGAAGCGGTTCGTGGGCAACATCGCGCCCTCGCTGGCCGGGAAGATCTACACGGAGAGCGTCAACGGCCCGCTCGGCCGTGAGGTGCAGGCCACCGTTCCGGTCAAGAACGACGACGACAAGGTGGTCGGTCTCGTCTCCGCCGGGATGAAGGTCAAGAACGTGAGCAACCAGGTGGCCCGGCAACTGCCGATCATCCTGGGCGCCGGGGCAGGCGCGCTCCTCGTGGCCACCGGCGGCACGGCGCTGGTGGGCAGACGGCTGCGACGGCAGACCCACAGCCTGGCCCCGGCGGAGATGACCCGCATGTACGACCACCACGACACGGTGCTGCACTCCGTGCGTGAGGGTGTGCTGATCATCGGCGGCGACGGGCGGCTGCTGCTGGCGAACGACGAGGCCAGACGGCTGCTGGCGCTGCCCTCGGACGCCGAGGGACAGTTCGTGTCGGAGCTGTCGAGCCTCGACGAGGAGACGGTCGAACTGCTCGTCTCGGGACGCCTGGCCACCGACGAGGTGCACTTCGCGGGGGACCGACTGCTGGCGGTCAACCAGCGTCCCACGGACCGCGGCGGTGGCCCCAAGGGCACGGTGGTGACGCTGCGGGACTCGACCGAACTCCAGGCGGTGACCGGCAGGGCGGAGACCGCGCGTGAGCGGCTCAAGCTCCTGTACGACGCGGGAGTCCGCATCGGCACCACCCTGGACGTGCTGCGCACGGCCGACGAACTGGCGAGGGTCGCGGTGCCCCGCTTCGCCGACTTCGTCACCGTGGACCTGGCCGACGCGGTGCTGCGCGGCGAGGAGCCCGCCCTCACGGCCACCGGCATGCGGCGCACGGCCGTGTGCGGGATCCGCAAGGACCACCCGCTCTACGAGAAGGGCCGGCTGATCGACTTCGTGCCCTCCACACCCCAGGCGCGCGGCTACGGCACCGGCCACTCCGAGCTGGTGACCGATCTGTCCACCGCCACGGGCTGGCACGCGCAGGACCCGGCGCGCACCAGGCGGATCATGGACTACGGCATCCACTCCCTCATCGCGGCTCCGATCCAGGCCCGCGGCGTCGTGCTGGGCATGGCCAACTTCTGGCGCTGCGAGCAGCACGAGCCCTTCGACGACGAGGAGCTGTCCCTCGCGGAGGAGCTGGTGGCCAGGGCCGCGGTCAGCATCGACAACGCCCGCCGCTACACCCGCGAACACGCCCTGGCGGTCACCCTCCAGCGCAGTCTGCTGCCGCGGGCCCTGCCCGAGCTGAGCGCGCTGGAAGTCGGCTACCGCTATCTCCCCGCCCAGTCGGGCGTCAGCGGAGACTGGTTCGACGTGATTCCGCTGCCGGGGAGCCGGGTGGCGCTGGCCGTCGGTGACGTCGTCGGTCACGGTCTGCACGCGGCCGCCACGATGGGGCGGCTGCGGACCGCGGTGCACAACTTCTCCACCCTCGATCTGCCCCCCGACGAGCTGCTGAGCCATGTGGACGACCTGGTCGGCCTCATCGACCAGGACGAGGCGGGTACGGAGAGCGCCGTGGGGGTCGTGGGCGCCACCTGCCTCTACGCGATCTACGACCCGGTGACGCGGCGCTGTGTCATGGCGAGCGCGGGTCACCTGGCCCCCGCGCTCGTTCACCCCGACGGGACCGTCACCTTCCCGGACCTGCCCGCCGGCCCCCCTCTCGGTCTCGGCGGCATGCCCTTCCTGACCACCGAGCTGGAGCTCGCGGAGGGAACCCAGCTGGTCCTGTACACCGACGGTCTCATCGAGGACCGCCGGCGCGATCTGGACGTGGGGATGGACCTGCTCGGCGCCGCCCTCGCGGGTCATCCCGACCGGACGCCCGAGGAGAGCTGCGGGGCCGTGCTGGAGGAGCTGCTGCCCGGGCGTCCCAAGGACGACGTGGCCCTGCTCATCGCCCGCACCCGGGGTCTGCCGCGCGACCGGATCGCCGACTGGGACGTGCCGCTCGACCCGGCCGCCGTCGCCGGAATGCGGGACGCCCTGTCGCAGAAGCTCGACGAGTGGGGCCTGTCCGAGCTGGGCTTCGGGATGGAGCTGGTGCTGAGCGAACTCATCACCAACGCCATCCGCTACGGCTCCGAGCCGATCCACGTACGGCTGATCCACGACCGTACGCTGATCTGCGAGGTGGCCGACGGCAGCAGCACCTCTCCGCACCTGCGGTACGCGGCGACGATGGACGAGGGCGGCCGCGGTCTGTTCCTGGTGTCGCAGGTGACCGAGCGCTGGGGCACCCGGTACACCCCCCAGGGAAAGGTGATCTGGGCCGAACAGGCGCTGCCGGCGAACCTCGGGGAACCGGCCCAGGAGCCCGCCGGGCAGGAAGACCCGGTCTAG
- a CDS encoding M1 family metallopeptidase, translated as MEPPARAHRDPRSRRTVVALTLTGAVGIAAAVCLAGVLPSRDHPTSAGPGTHAPGPSPAPPASPGTVPSPGAPGIGDPLMPLDGNGGYTVRRYTLDFDWTAPRTPFAASTTIDATATQALSRFDLDFAGNALREVTVDGTPARAVRDGDELVVTPARPIPHGGAFTVRVDYTADPTLQRHRGDAIAEYGWVPTPDGTVLYPQPDGAKMIFPVNDHPSLRAPVTFHITTPPGLGAVANGKLVERVRRPDGHVRWTYDSEHPVAAQLIQMAIGKFAFVAGTGPHGLPLQDVVPDGLVPGTKAYRALTSEHLTWLERRLGPYPFRRYGVLVADTDLPVALETQSLSVLPRADLLGDRIDAERNLVHELVHQWTGDSVAVRRWSDLWLSEGHARFYERLYSGTHGGDGFESAMRTAYERHDQWRHDDGAPAEPSSDAHLFKQMRYDGSALVLYALREKVGEQTFDRIERSWVTTYQGRAVGTQDFVALASGVAGQDLSAFLTPWLYGARTPPMPGHPDWRPDPVQD; from the coding sequence GTGGAACCGCCGGCACGCGCCCACCGGGACCCCCGCTCCCGCCGTACGGTCGTCGCCCTCACCCTCACCGGTGCCGTCGGCATCGCCGCCGCGGTCTGTCTGGCCGGCGTCCTCCCCTCCCGGGACCACCCCACCTCCGCCGGACCCGGCACCCACGCCCCCGGCCCCTCGCCCGCGCCCCCCGCCTCGCCCGGTACCGTCCCCTCCCCCGGCGCCCCGGGCATCGGCGACCCGCTCATGCCGCTCGACGGCAACGGCGGCTACACGGTCCGGCGCTACACCCTCGACTTCGACTGGACGGCCCCCAGAACACCGTTCGCCGCGAGCACCACCATCGACGCCACCGCCACGCAGGCCCTCTCCCGCTTCGACCTCGATTTCGCGGGCAACGCGCTGCGCGAGGTCACCGTCGACGGCACGCCGGCGCGCGCCGTGCGCGACGGTGACGAACTCGTCGTCACACCGGCGCGGCCCATCCCGCACGGCGGCGCCTTCACCGTACGGGTCGACTACACCGCCGATCCGACCCTGCAACGGCACCGTGGCGACGCCATCGCGGAGTACGGCTGGGTGCCGACACCCGACGGCACCGTGCTCTACCCGCAGCCCGACGGCGCCAAGATGATCTTCCCGGTGAACGACCACCCGAGCCTGCGAGCGCCGGTCACCTTCCATATCACCACCCCACCGGGCCTCGGCGCGGTGGCCAACGGCAAGCTCGTCGAGCGCGTCCGGCGACCCGACGGACACGTCCGCTGGACGTACGACTCCGAGCATCCGGTCGCGGCCCAGCTGATCCAGATGGCGATCGGGAAGTTCGCGTTCGTCGCGGGCACGGGCCCGCACGGGCTGCCCCTCCAGGACGTGGTCCCGGACGGCCTGGTCCCCGGCACCAAGGCGTACCGCGCGCTCACGTCCGAGCACCTGACCTGGCTGGAACGGCGGCTCGGCCCGTACCCCTTCCGCCGCTACGGCGTCCTGGTCGCGGACACCGACCTGCCGGTGGCCCTGGAGACGCAGTCCCTGTCCGTGCTGCCGAGAGCCGACCTGCTGGGCGACCGGATCGACGCCGAGCGCAACCTCGTCCACGAGCTGGTCCACCAGTGGACCGGCGACAGCGTCGCCGTCCGGCGGTGGTCCGACCTGTGGCTGAGTGAGGGTCACGCCCGCTTCTACGAACGCCTGTACTCCGGCACCCATGGCGGGGACGGCTTCGAGAGCGCGATGCGGACGGCGTACGAACGGCACGACCAGTGGCGTCATGACGACGGGGCGCCCGCCGAACCCTCGTCGGACGCACATCTGTTCAAGCAGATGCGGTACGACGGTTCGGCACTCGTCCTCTACGCCCTGCGGGAGAAGGTCGGTGAACAAACCTTCGACCGGATCGAACGGTCCTGGGTGACGACGTATCAGGGGCGCGCCGTCGGCACCCAGGACTTCGTCGCGCTCGCGTCAGGGGTCGCCGGCCAGGACCTGAGCGCTTTCCTGACCCCGTGGCTGTACGGGGCACGCACGCCGCCCATGCCGGGCCACCCCGACTGGCGCCCGGACCCGGTCCAGGACTGA
- a CDS encoding N-acetylmuramoyl-L-alanine amidase yields the protein MTASAALLVPLLTGAPACAGPASDRKLQNVFTDAADEYHVPRSVLMGVSYLQSRWDSRPGTPSVAGGYGPMHLVDTRRAGSPAIAAGPSGAPARNTPGSRSEQPADLRRAALLIGAPAGQLRTDTAANVRGGAALLAAAQRQLGKPLSADPQEWWDAVARFSGTSDAASAATYANDVFSLIRQGAHRTTDAGEQVTLPASPRVRLRGTDTQKAHRPKEVECPPELACDWLGAPYVRTDDGSYGNHDLADRPRDQKIDYIVIHDTEAYLPSMLRTVQNPKEPSWHYSIRSSNGSVIQHVRVRDMAWHSGNQMVNARSIGIEHEGFLKQPDTWYTEQMYRTSARLVRYLAKKYDIPLDRQHILGHDNVPAPTASSIPGMHDDPGPFWDWRHYFDLLGAPLRATAAADSDMVTVLPDYATHKPEFTGCAKVGVPCAPHGSSAVRLRTEPDENAPLVQDPGRHPGGEASTEDVDDLGARVSAGQTFAVAGREGVWTAIWYQGQRAWFRNSRNHPTAVGASGRMVTPKAGLDEVPVYGRALPEKDAYPDGVPEQPESPLPYHFLAGQRYATQARLVGSHIDRSEFRAAPSPVVRGHEEWYEIQLGHRIAFVRASDVDVVESQGSGSPAGNAAPPRRQ from the coding sequence ATGACCGCGTCCGCCGCTCTCCTGGTGCCGCTGCTGACCGGTGCCCCGGCCTGCGCCGGCCCGGCGTCCGACCGGAAGCTGCAGAACGTCTTCACTGATGCCGCGGACGAGTACCACGTGCCGCGGAGCGTGCTCATGGGCGTCTCGTACCTGCAGTCGCGGTGGGACTCCCGGCCGGGCACCCCGAGTGTCGCCGGCGGCTACGGTCCGATGCATCTGGTGGACACCCGACGGGCCGGTTCGCCCGCGATCGCGGCGGGGCCGTCCGGCGCCCCCGCGCGGAACACCCCGGGCAGCCGCTCCGAGCAGCCGGCGGACCTGCGCCGCGCCGCCCTCCTGATCGGGGCCCCGGCGGGGCAGCTGCGGACGGACACCGCCGCCAACGTGCGCGGCGGCGCGGCGCTCCTGGCCGCGGCGCAGCGACAGCTCGGCAAGCCGCTCAGCGCCGACCCGCAGGAGTGGTGGGACGCGGTGGCGCGCTTCTCGGGCACGAGTGACGCCGCGTCGGCCGCGACGTACGCGAACGACGTCTTCTCGCTGATCCGCCAGGGCGCGCACCGCACCACCGACGCCGGTGAGCAGGTCACCCTTCCCGCCAGCCCGCGCGTGCGCCTCCGCGGCACCGACACGCAGAAGGCGCACCGTCCGAAGGAGGTCGAATGCCCGCCGGAGCTGGCCTGCGACTGGCTGGGCGCACCGTACGTGCGGACGGACGACGGCAGTTACGGCAACCACGACCTGGCCGACCGGCCCCGGGACCAGAAGATCGACTACATCGTCATCCACGACACGGAGGCCTACCTGCCGTCGATGCTGCGGACCGTGCAGAATCCGAAGGAGCCGTCGTGGCACTACTCGATCCGCTCCAGCAACGGCAGTGTGATCCAGCACGTCAGGGTCAGGGACATGGCCTGGCACTCCGGCAACCAGATGGTGAACGCCCGTTCGATCGGCATCGAGCACGAGGGATTCCTCAAACAGCCCGACACCTGGTACACGGAACAGATGTACCGGACCTCGGCCCGTCTGGTGCGCTACCTGGCGAAGAAGTACGACATCCCGCTCGACCGGCAGCACATCCTCGGCCATGACAACGTACCGGCTCCGACCGCCTCCTCCATTCCCGGCATGCACGACGACCCGGGACCCTTCTGGGACTGGCGGCACTATTTCGACCTCCTCGGCGCACCCCTGCGTGCCACCGCCGCGGCCGACAGCGACATGGTGACCGTGCTGCCGGACTACGCCACCCACAAGCCGGAGTTCACGGGCTGCGCGAAGGTCGGCGTGCCGTGTGCGCCGCACGGCTCCAGCGCGGTGCGCCTCCGCACCGAGCCGGACGAGAACGCCCCGCTCGTCCAGGACCCGGGCCGGCATCCGGGAGGCGAGGCCTCCACGGAGGACGTCGACGACCTGGGGGCGCGGGTCTCGGCGGGCCAGACCTTCGCGGTCGCCGGGCGCGAGGGCGTCTGGACGGCGATCTGGTACCAGGGGCAGCGGGCGTGGTTCAGGAACTCGCGGAACCACCCCACCGCCGTCGGCGCGAGCGGCCGGATGGTGACTCCCAAGGCGGGCCTGGACGAGGTCCCGGTCTACGGACGTGCTCTCCCGGAGAAGGACGCCTACCCGGACGGCGTGCCGGAGCAGCCCGAGTCGCCGCTGCCGTACCACTTCCTCGCGGGGCAGCGGTACGCGACGCAGGCCCGCCTCGTCGGGTCCCACATCGACAGGTCGGAGTTCCGTGCCGCGCCGAGCCCGGTCGTGAGGGGCCACGAGGAGTGGTACGAGATCCAGCTCGGCCACCGGATCGCCTTCGTCCGGGCGAGCGACGTGGACGTGGTCGAGTCTCAGGGGTCCGGATCCCCGGCGGGAAACGCGGCGCCCCCACGCCGCCAGTGA